The following are encoded together in the Labrus mixtus chromosome 2, fLabMix1.1, whole genome shotgun sequence genome:
- the soul4 gene encoding heme-binding protein soul4 — protein MALISLEDLEGLDDEQLDDDITDNPEPMEEDDRLLRHWQAVASTHQVSVPPEMTGPILEMTRNSQQKEQVPFTPVSRHEKMGEVQYEERVYPAGNWACVTQGEELYEQSISMAFMKLMRFICKDNSAGRYLGMTVPVVSHILMMEDGKTFQKDVQTAYFLPTEYQSNPPLPSDPDITIVHQEPIRIVARPFFGTTTEETVTRQIEQLWEIVGVSDDLRRDSYMVAVYDNPGAPSRRNEIWFVRR, from the exons ATGGCTCTGATCTCTCTGGAAGACCTCGAGGGATTGGACGATGAGCAGTTGGACGATGACATCACAGACAACCCTGAACCAATGGAAGAGGACGACCGCCTGCTGAGACACTGGCAGGCTGTCGCCAGCACACACCAGGTGTCAGTACCTccag agatgACAGGCCCCATACTTGAAATGACCAGAAACAGCCAGCAGAAGGAACAAGTCCCCTTCACTCCGGTGTCCCGACATGAGAAG atggGGGAGGTGCAGTACGAGGAGCGGGTGTATCCTGCAGGTAACTGGGCGTGTGTGACCCAAGGGGAGGAGCTTTACGAGCAGAGCATCTCTATGGCCTTCATGAAGCTGATGCGCTTCATCTGCAAGGACAACTCTGCCG GCAGGTACCTGGGGATGACAGTGCCCGTGGTCAGTCACATCCTCATGATGGAGGAtgggaaaacatttcagaaggaTGTCCAGACGGCATACTTCCTCCCCACTGAGTATCAAtccaacccccccctcccctccgaCCCAGACATCACCATCGTCCACCaagagccaatcagaatcgTTGCCAG gCCGTTCTTTGGGACCACCACGGAGGAGACGGTGACGCGTCAGATCGAGCAGCTGTGGGAGATTGTGGGCGTGTCCGATGACCTGCGCAGGGACAGCTACATGGTCGCCGTTTACGATAACCCCGGCGCCCCCAGCCGCCGTAATGAGATCTGGTTCGTCAGACGCTAG